The Formosa sp. Hel1_33_131 genome window below encodes:
- a CDS encoding ParB N-terminal domain-containing protein, whose product MSETLAPLEWHTEQRKVKDLVPYNYNPRKITPERLEKLKKSLKRYNLAEIPVVNTDLTIIAGHQRVKVLMDLGRGEELIDVRLPNRTLSEQEFKEYNIVSNVSVGFWDTDILDEVFGDIILNFLVMIEN is encoded by the coding sequence ATGAGTGAAACATTAGCGCCTTTAGAATGGCACACGGAACAACGAAAGGTTAAGGACTTGGTTCCTTACAATTACAATCCTCGAAAAATTACTCCAGAACGTCTGGAAAAACTTAAAAAAAGTTTGAAACGTTACAATTTGGCTGAAATCCCGGTAGTTAATACGGATCTGACTATCATAGCCGGTCACCAACGTGTTAAGGTGCTGATGGACTTAGGACGGGGCGAGGAGCTTATTGATGTGCGACTTCCAAACCGCACACTTTCGGAACAGGAGTTTAAGGAATATAATATTGTTTCGAACGTTTCGGTTGGTTTTTGGGATACTGATATTTTAGATGAAGTTTTTGGAGATATTATACTAAATTTTTTAGTTATGATTGAAAATTAA